One Planctomycetota bacterium genomic region harbors:
- a CDS encoding aminoacetone oxidase family FAD-binding enzyme has protein sequence MQCDLAIVGAGAAGLSAGIFAKQANPDASVVLLDGARKVGAKILVAGGGRCNVTHHAVDVRDYNAASRNFVKNVLASFTVEDTTRWLDDMGVQLKREPTGKLFPTTDKARTVLDALLGRLADLGVDLRTESRVTGIVPTGDGFTLFINETEKLTARRLIVCTGGRSLPKTGSDGGGYALAKALGHTVTDTHPALVSIVLQQHFFHANLAGISHDAEIVTTLDRKPIDRRTSSLLWTHFGLSGPVVMDASRHFLAAKLAGGEPQWTLNLLPGERFDTVEPKLLGQSSVTLRRAIDGLSPMPEKVVDAMLASIGVAPDTPLAQLKKDQRRKVVHTLTALPLPVEQDRGWNHAEVTAGGVPLSEVAWKTMSSRKHDGVHLAGEILDLDGRIGGFNFQWAWATGHLAGKAAAQALASDLSNSTSA, from the coding sequence ATGCAGTGCGACCTCGCCATCGTCGGCGCGGGGGCGGCCGGGCTGTCGGCCGGCATTTTTGCCAAGCAGGCCAACCCCGATGCATCCGTCGTGCTCCTCGACGGTGCGAGAAAGGTCGGCGCAAAGATTCTCGTTGCCGGCGGCGGGCGGTGCAACGTCACGCACCACGCCGTGGACGTGCGGGACTACAACGCGGCGAGCCGCAACTTCGTCAAGAACGTTCTCGCGAGCTTCACGGTCGAAGACACAACCCGCTGGCTCGATGACATGGGCGTGCAGCTCAAGCGCGAGCCGACCGGCAAGCTCTTTCCAACCACCGACAAAGCCCGCACCGTGCTCGACGCGCTGCTGGGTCGCTTGGCGGACCTCGGCGTCGACCTGCGCACCGAGTCGCGCGTCACCGGCATCGTGCCGACCGGCGACGGCTTCACACTGTTCATCAACGAAACCGAGAAGCTCACCGCGCGTCGACTCATCGTCTGCACGGGCGGCCGAAGCCTGCCCAAGACCGGCTCCGACGGCGGCGGCTATGCACTGGCCAAAGCGCTCGGCCACACCGTCACTGACACGCACCCGGCACTCGTCTCGATCGTCCTGCAACAGCACTTCTTTCACGCCAACCTGGCCGGCATCAGCCACGACGCGGAGATCGTCACGACGCTGGATCGCAAGCCGATCGACCGCCGGACCAGCTCGCTGCTCTGGACGCACTTCGGCCTAAGCGGCCCAGTGGTGATGGACGCGAGCCGACACTTTCTCGCGGCAAAGCTCGCCGGCGGCGAGCCGCAGTGGACGCTCAACCTCCTGCCCGGTGAGCGGTTCGACACGGTCGAGCCGAAGCTGCTCGGTCAGTCGAGCGTGACACTCCGCCGCGCGATCGACGGGCTCTCGCCGATGCCGGAGAAGGTCGTCGACGCGATGCTCGCCAGCATCGGCGTCGCGCCCGACACGCCGCTGGCGCAGCTCAAGAAGGATCAACGCCGCAAGGTCGTTCACACGCTCACGGCGTTGCCGTTGCCTGTCGAACAGGACCGCGGCTGGAACCACGCCGAGGTCACCGCCGGCGGCGTCCCGCTGAGCGAAGTCGCCTGGAAAACGATGAGCAGCCGCAAGCACGACGGCGTTCATCTGGCCGGCGAGATCCTCGATCTCGACGGCCGCATCGGCGGCTTCAACTTTCAATGGGCCTGGGCCACCGGCCACCTCGCCGGCAAAGCCGCCGCTCAGGCCTTAGCGTCCGACTTGTCGAACTCCACGTCGGCATAA
- a CDS encoding Uma2 family endonuclease: MEQPVPTNKRYTWEEYLAFEESSPVKHEFHDGKLVPIQWIGDGPAPEGMAGGTENHSSISIGVSSTLRTALRGKPCKVHGSELKLQVPAALRGYYPDAMIICGDTEYPPDDKHRTSVLNPRVIVEVLSDSTSDFDLGEKFDHYRLVESLQEYVVISQTEPRIRVFRRNDDGTWTFDVAVGLDATARLDSVEVDLPLAEVYADVEFDKSDAKA; the protein is encoded by the coding sequence ATGGAGCAGCCGGTCCCGACCAACAAGCGCTACACATGGGAGGAGTATCTCGCGTTCGAGGAGAGCTCACCGGTGAAGCACGAGTTTCACGACGGCAAGCTCGTACCGATCCAATGGATCGGAGATGGACCCGCGCCCGAAGGAATGGCGGGAGGAACCGAGAATCACTCGTCAATCTCGATCGGTGTCTCGAGCACACTTCGCACCGCCCTGCGAGGTAAACCGTGCAAGGTCCACGGCAGCGAGCTGAAGCTTCAAGTCCCCGCAGCGCTTCGGGGCTACTACCCGGACGCTATGATTATCTGTGGCGACACGGAGTACCCGCCGGACGACAAGCATCGCACCAGCGTGCTGAACCCGCGTGTCATCGTGGAAGTGCTCAGCGACTCCACCAGTGACTTTGATCTTGGAGAGAAGTTCGACCACTACCGACTTGTCGAGTCACTTCAAGAGTATGTCGTGATCAGTCAGACCGAACCACGGATTCGGGTGTTTCGACGCAACGATGATGGCACGTGGACGTTCGACGTTGCGGTAGGCTTGGACGCAACGGCCCGATTGGACTCGGTCGAGGTCGACCTACCGCTGGCGGAGGTTTATGCCGACGTGGAGTTCGACAAGTCGGACGCTAAGGCCTGA